The following nucleotide sequence is from Aspergillus luchuensis IFO 4308 DNA, chromosome 1, nearly complete sequence.
AATGCGTACGAAGAGGACCTTTTCACTATGAAAAGGTTATATGGTGAAAGACCTGGATAATACACAAAGTGCAGTATGAGCCTGCACATCGCACTTACCAAGCTTTAGGAAGTACTAATTTgtagccaggcttcctctatTCAATTGTTGTGATTGACCAGAAGTGTCCTGGTTTGTTTCCAAAACCTGGAAACAAAGACCTGAAAATCAGACAAGAATACAAGAAATTACATCAGGGATAGTTGTCATACTAGTCAGTGCTTGTGTCAGGGAGCACTACATGTCTGCTCGACTCATTGGTTGAGAGATGCAGGGATTCATAGACCTTCTTGACTAGGTATAGTGCTACTGTGCCCCTCATTCCTTCTTTGGGTAGAGGTGGATGCTAAACACGGTCAAACAAAGACCAAGGAAAGCTTAACAAGGCTTAGAAAGAAGTAAGCAACTCCTGCTCCACTCTTTACCTGGAGTCCGACGGATGGTCCGATGCTGTGGGCGCGCCTGGATTATTGTGTGCTTTTGGGCTGCGCTGATGTGGACTGCAAGGGTTGGCCCTTAGTGTGCTTACGGAATGTGTGTTGATCCAAAGTGAGTCACTGGCATAATCTTCTTGAACAAATCTCAGTTGTTGACATGGTAAAATCCCTGTCGTAGCCAAGGGAGCTTGCTGCTAAGGCTGTTAGAGAGTCGTTTGAGAAAGGTGAATATCTTCCGGTTCTCCCACGGTAACAGTTCCGGGATGCGCACCCGTCTGCTCAATAAGTCGTAAGAATTATAAACCCGAGGCACAGTTtgccaaagaaaaaaatatacgGTTAGTATATCGATCAATTAATGCTATTGATTGGGTATCGTCATCATTCTGGGCGACTTTTTTACCATTCAGATGGAATCGCATGCCTGAAAGTCCGCGCCCTAAATGATCTGGAAAATTTTGGGCGGTAAGCGGCTAGTAATCTGTGGCTATTCATCTGTTGAATCTAAAAGGTTGCATCCGATTGAGTCGTCCAAAACGAATTTACTCCAGATACAGACTATGATGTTTAGCTACGTTTAACTGCCTCGCGTAGAGGCTAGAGTCGTGAAAGGACCGCACCGAGAGGCTTTGCTACCATCTGGCCCAAAATTTCAGAAATATGGGTTCATGCTCTCAGCCAAATATGGTGGTAGCTCTGCGCAACCTCAGTTCAAAGCAAAACACAAAGCTTAGTGAAAGAGTTCATTGGGGCATGGCTTTAGCTCACACGACTTTGTTTTCCCGTCAAGCAAGCTTGTTTGGTCCCTGAATTGGACATAATTTGGGGTATTACTTCATGTGGAGAATACCGAAGCCAGAGAGATATACCTTTttcaatttattattaacagaTATTGAAGGATTATCCTTTGACGATCTCTTGGCCCTACCGTGACAAgattgataatattattatctgccGATAACGGGCGGGGTCGCTTACTCAGCCACGGTTTGGTGGGGAAATTGACTTGTCCCAGCATGGATTCCGGCTGCTTCATTCTCTCCATCGTCAAGTCCAGCGAAATGGTTGCAGCAACTCCATGATCACAGGCTAATATTTTAGGGAGGAAGATTGACGTCGGTGGGAACTTCCAGTCAGAGACAATGGACCATTCCCAGCGTCCCAAGCGGACCAGTAATGCGTAAGACCATCTCTTTCCCCGGATCTTgagactactagtagttcaTGCCCACTAACCCCACCAGCTGTCAACGCTGTCGCTCACGCAAAGTCAAATGTTCTGGCACCCATCCCTGCGACAAGTGCTGTCAGCGTCGTGAAGATTGTGTCTTCGAGGATGATCGCAAGATTGTAGTGTCTGAAGAGTGAGAATCATGATCGCTGTGACTCAAGGAAAGGTTCTAATATGTCTAGGCTATTTCTGTCCCTCAAGCGAAAAGTGGAGGCCTTGGAAGGAAGCGGTGACTCTTCCCCAGTGGTCAAACGCCGGCGAGCCTTGACGACTGACAGTACAAATGAATCCAGTTATGGTGAGGGAGAGATCGTTTCATGCGCTGCATATCCTCATCTAATCAGTACAGAGCGAGCATCGGAGTTGCCCCGAGAGGCATCACTCGATCCAACTGAGTCCCATCGAATGGATGACCATTTCACCTCCAACCCTTTTATCAACCCGGGCTACCTCAAACATACCGGACAGCGACAGCGAATATGGCGTAGgttatcttcttcctctagTAGGGAAATTGCTGACCGCTGCGCAGTGTTTCTTGGACCGACTTCAACCTGGTCGTTCAGCCGCCGCATTCTTACAATTGTACAGGCACACATCTCGCCAGAGAGTCCACGGGCGATACCTCTCGCAGTCGATGGCGATGCATATCAAATACAGTGGCGTCACGCCAGTTCCGAGGAGGCCCCTGACATCAGCGGTCTGCCCTCGCTGGAGCATGCATTGTACATGGTGAGCACCGTGCAGTTTCATTTCACCCACCTGTATCGGTtgttcgatgaggatgagttCTATCGGCATATGTATGAGTTTTACGACGATGCGGCAGCCAAGGTGCAGGAGCGCCGTCTGTGGTACATACagtttctcatcatcctagCCTTCGGAGAGGCCTTCCTGGACCCAGTGCGAAATCATGCGAACACGGCGAGCTGGACCAAGTATTTCTCGAGGGCGATGTCACTGCTGCCCGATATTACTGGGTTATGGCAGGACCCGACGCTCGCAATTGAGGTGCTGGCTCTCATTGGGCTGTACTTTCACTCGGTGGATATGAGGGATACTGCCTATTGCTATGTAAGTATTCGCACGATTCCTCGGTTGACCTCACTGATTATGTAGATTGGCCATTCGATGCGCATGGCATTGGTTGAAGGGTTTCACCGGGCGCTTCCAGTCAATCAACTAGGACGAAGATTGGTCGAACGCTGCAGCAACATTTGGTGGACAGTGTATATCCTGGACCGCAAATTTGCGGCACTGATAGGGTCCCCAAATTCCGTGCGGGACGACGAAATCACCACGCTCTTATGGGATCCGCGCACATCTTCTCGCAACGAAGCTACCCTGAGCCTCCATGTCAAGATCACACAAGTTATAACGCGCGTGTTGAACAGTAAGTCACTTGGCGCCTAGTAATCACAATGCTGACATTCAGTAGCTGTCTACAGTGCCGATGGCACACTGGGAGGAGTCTTTCTTCGCAAGGTGCGATCGGTCTTGCAAGAAATGACCACCCTATCGCgagagctggatgaggtcTTCTCGCATCGCTTTGCGAACTCAGTCGACTCACTATCTGGGGTTACCACACGCCTGACCCTATCCTGTCATCTTGTAAGTGCCACCCTTATCATAGTGTGTATCGCAACTAATAGCCATAGTGCATCATTGTCACAACGAGACCCCTTGTCCTAAGCCTGCTATGGGAGCGCCTCGGTTGCTATGATGCAGGTACCGAGTTCCGCACTCTATCTCCGCCCGTGCAAGCATTGCTTCAGGCGTGCATCGACTCCGCGACAAAATCATTGCGGATACTTACCGCATTGCGCGACCAAAACCTGCTAGGTTCGGACCTCTCCAAGTAACGTCACATTCTTTACTGAGACGTAGATGTCTAGAAACTTTTCTCCCCTTCGACCTAGAAAacctcttttcctccttctttaTTCTTTCCGTAATCTCCGCCATCCTCCCCGACACACTTCCCGACCCGAGCTACCGCGATATGGGCTACAGCCTCCTTGACGCGATGATCGAGCGAGGAAACCGCGTGGCACAGCTTCGTAAGTCCGAAgttgagctgctggaagagctgATCGCACCGTTGATACGACGGCAAGGTCGATCCACCGATATTGGACATGATAACACCGCGCGGCAGCACCTGGCCACGCCTACCAGCCAAGGTCAGGAGCGACTCACCGAGTCAGTTCAGCCCTCGGGGTCAGGGCTGCTTGGGGAAATAGGGGGCTCGGGGATTCCGCCCCCACATGAGATATCGGAGCAGGACGACGAGATGCCCCTTGATTGGCGGGGACTGGGACTGTCGCTGGACTGCATGCTGACGGCT
It contains:
- a CDS encoding putative C6 transcription factor (COG:K;~EggNog:ENOG410PMRV;~InterPro:IPR036864,IPR007219,IPR001138;~PFAM:PF00172;~go_function: GO:0000981 - DNA-binding transcription factor activity, RNA polymerase II-specific [Evidence IEA];~go_function: GO:0003677 - DNA binding [Evidence IEA];~go_function: GO:0008270 - zinc ion binding [Evidence IEA];~go_process: GO:0006351 - transcription, DNA-templated [Evidence IEA];~go_process: GO:0006355 - regulation of transcription, DNA-templated [Evidence IEA]); its protein translation is MDHSQRPKRTSNACQRCRSRKVKCSGTHPCDKCCQRREDCVFEDDRKIVVSEELFLSLKRKVEALEGSGDSSPVVKRRRALTTDSTNESSYERASELPREASLDPTESHRMDDHFTSNPFINPGYLKHTGQRQRIWLFLGPTSTWSFSRRILTIVQAHISPESPRAIPLAVDGDAYQIQWRHASSEEAPDISGLPSLEHALYMVSTVQFHFTHLYRLFDEDEFYRHMYEFYDDAAAKVQERRLWYIQFLIILAFGEAFLDPVRNHANTASWTKYFSRAMSLLPDITGLWQDPTLAIEVLALIGLYFHSVDMRDTAYCYIGHSMRMALVEGFHRALPVNQLGRRLVERCSNIWWTVYILDRKFAALIGSPNSVRDDEITTLLWDPRTSSRNEATLSLHVKITQVITRVLNTVYSADGTLGGVFLRKVRSVLQEMTTLSRELDEVFSHRFANSVDSLSGVTTRLTLSCHLCIIVTTRPLVLSLLWERLGCYDAGTEFRTLSPPVQALLQACIDSATKSLRILTALRDQNLLETFLPFDLENLFSSFFILSVISAILPDTLPDPSYRDMGYSLLDAMIERGNRVAQLRKSEVELLEELIAPLIRRQGRSTDIGHDNTARQHLATPTSQGQERLTESVQPSGSGLLGEIGGSGIPPPHEISEQDDEMPLDWRGLGLSLDCMLTAADQLNTNNLVLDAEREGLQTDLWLWEN